A single Alteribacter lacisalsi DNA region contains:
- a CDS encoding glycoside hydrolase family 38 N-terminal domain-containing protein, with protein MTRQQTVFVVPHSHWDREWYFTVEDSNVLLIENMDHLLNVLDEDPDYHAYMFDGQASVIDEYIAKRPEEKERVARLVKDKRLFIGPWYTQADTLLVHKESIIRNLLYGSRIAESYGHNMNIGYLPDIFGQNAYLPSFFRGFGLDYSILQRGVYTDQLKGSMNFHWTSPDGLSVKTNNMYYGYGPGKFLSDDASFFHDRLVPILEKLADLNGGTDNILLPSGGDQVLVREHFPETVRKLNEKDPDRRYVLSDYETFMEKTWADGTFDNEIKGELLASQKSRIHNTIRSQRYDIKQLNTLVENKILNVLEPLCVIGESLGLRYPQAWLDEMWKELFDVHAHDSIGGCNSDDTNSDIVHRLEKTGRIADGLINLKKKQISEAVSRGLGKENIATVYNFLPKPSESPVRLAIFTKEETFSLSAADGTALTAEVTKQTYISGGTKIVVTAEGEKQVEEPGYYRSEVLVSGLHVPAMGYTTVIVNESLSAPSSDDNHHGSTIENGTLQLSFKNGSISLLHKDTKAEIENLLSFENCADDGDSYDFSPLEGDSPYMIERASLIGTSGGDLEQSMTIKHEQYVPASLEERKNGMETALLSIHTMFTLRHGESFVRVSHTIDNRICDHRVRAVIATDAEGVSHSFADHAFSLIERPIENPYLDGWKENGFAEAPVPIYPLENTAGVKDAGRTAAVITKGLKEYQVLPESGAIALTLFRSVGLLGKDNLTWRPGRASGINNKVVRTPDAQMQKTMTFDYAIVLEKPDCSPESVFDLKNQYLERYDSYQKQSLNTFEERLERFEIPYPVQTLPSDYSLFALNGDGVQMSMCKRSHDQDGTVIRLFNPSGSEKTATFEGTFSRITFCSLNEKEEKPADPEQIPVPARGYVTLKLQQ; from the coding sequence ATGACAAGACAACAAACCGTATTCGTGGTCCCTCATTCCCACTGGGACCGCGAATGGTACTTTACTGTAGAAGATTCGAACGTCCTTCTTATTGAAAACATGGATCACCTGCTCAATGTTCTGGATGAAGATCCGGACTATCATGCTTACATGTTTGATGGGCAGGCATCCGTGATTGATGAATATATCGCCAAGCGTCCGGAGGAAAAAGAGCGCGTCGCCCGGCTCGTAAAAGATAAGCGTCTGTTTATCGGCCCATGGTACACTCAGGCCGATACCCTTCTTGTCCACAAGGAGTCTATCATCCGGAATCTACTGTACGGAAGCCGGATTGCCGAGAGCTACGGACATAATATGAACATCGGCTATCTGCCGGACATTTTCGGACAGAACGCCTACCTTCCGTCATTTTTCCGGGGCTTCGGCCTTGACTACAGCATCCTTCAGCGCGGGGTATACACCGATCAGCTGAAAGGAAGCATGAATTTTCACTGGACCTCACCGGACGGCCTGTCCGTCAAAACCAACAACATGTATTACGGATACGGACCAGGCAAATTTCTTTCCGACGATGCGTCATTTTTCCACGACCGGCTCGTGCCGATCCTTGAAAAGCTTGCCGACCTGAACGGCGGTACAGACAACATCCTCCTCCCTTCAGGAGGCGATCAGGTGCTTGTCCGGGAGCACTTCCCCGAGACTGTACGGAAGCTTAACGAAAAAGATCCGGATCGCCGATACGTGCTCAGCGACTATGAAACGTTTATGGAAAAGACGTGGGCAGACGGTACATTCGATAATGAAATCAAAGGCGAGCTCCTCGCTTCCCAGAAATCAAGAATTCACAATACGATCCGCTCCCAGCGGTACGATATCAAACAGCTTAATACGCTTGTTGAGAATAAAATTCTGAATGTACTGGAGCCTCTCTGCGTGATCGGCGAGTCTCTAGGTCTCCGCTATCCTCAGGCATGGCTCGATGAGATGTGGAAGGAACTCTTTGATGTCCATGCTCATGACTCCATCGGGGGATGCAACTCTGACGACACGAACAGCGATATCGTTCACCGTCTGGAAAAGACGGGCCGGATTGCCGACGGGCTTATTAACTTAAAGAAAAAGCAGATCAGTGAAGCGGTCAGCCGGGGTCTTGGAAAAGAAAATATCGCGACCGTCTATAACTTCCTGCCGAAGCCGTCTGAATCACCTGTCCGCCTTGCGATTTTCACAAAAGAAGAGACTTTCTCCCTTTCTGCAGCGGACGGGACTGCCCTGACAGCTGAAGTCACGAAACAGACGTATATCAGCGGCGGAACTAAGATTGTGGTCACGGCAGAGGGAGAAAAACAGGTGGAAGAACCGGGATATTACCGGAGTGAAGTGCTCGTATCGGGGCTTCATGTGCCCGCAATGGGCTATACAACGGTCATCGTAAATGAGTCTCTTAGTGCTCCTTCATCTGATGACAATCACCACGGCAGCACGATAGAAAACGGAACACTGCAGCTTTCGTTTAAAAACGGCAGTATATCCCTCTTGCATAAAGATACAAAAGCGGAGATTGAAAACCTGCTCAGTTTCGAAAACTGTGCCGATGACGGAGACAGCTATGACTTCTCCCCTCTTGAAGGAGACAGTCCCTATATGATCGAGCGAGCATCGCTGATCGGGACTTCCGGCGGCGATCTCGAACAGTCGATGACCATCAAGCACGAGCAGTACGTGCCCGCCTCTCTTGAGGAAAGAAAAAATGGCATGGAAACAGCCCTGCTGTCGATTCATACGATGTTTACGCTTCGTCATGGTGAATCCTTTGTAAGGGTTTCGCACACCATTGATAATCGGATCTGTGACCATCGGGTACGGGCCGTCATCGCAACTGACGCAGAAGGTGTGAGCCATAGTTTTGCTGATCATGCGTTCAGCCTTATCGAACGGCCGATCGAAAATCCTTATCTGGACGGCTGGAAAGAAAACGGCTTTGCCGAAGCTCCTGTGCCAATCTATCCCCTGGAAAACACTGCAGGCGTGAAAGATGCCGGCAGGACCGCCGCCGTCATAACGAAGGGCTTGAAGGAATATCAGGTTCTGCCTGAATCAGGGGCGATTGCCCTGACGCTTTTCAGAAGTGTAGGTCTTCTTGGAAAAGACAATCTTACCTGGCGTCCGGGCCGTGCATCAGGGATCAACAACAAGGTTGTCCGTACACCGGATGCCCAGATGCAGAAGACGATGACTTTTGACTATGCCATCGTTCTTGAGAAGCCGGACTGCTCCCCTGAATCAGTTTTCGACTTGAAGAACCAATATCTGGAGCGGTACGATTCTTACCAAAAGCAATCACTCAATACCTTTGAAGAGCGGCTGGAGCGTTTTGAGATTCCTTATCCGGTTCAGACACTGCCGTCAGACTACTCTCTTTTTGCCCTTAACGGCGATGGAGTGCAGATGAGTATGTGCAAACGATCCCACGACCAGGACGGTACTGTCATCCGCCTGTTCAACCCTTCCGGTTCAGAAAAAACAGCCACCTTTGAAGGGACGTTCAGCCGGATCACCTTCTGCAGCCTGAACGAAAAAGAAGAGAAACCTGCGGACCCGGAACAAATTCCGGTACCGGCAAGAGGATATGTCACGCTGAAACTGCAACAGTAA
- a CDS encoding alpha-amylase family glycosyl hydrolase — protein sequence MNKQQLLKKAQEKLEFIYGDEYKDSYANELAALVAAWEKKQWEQPRPLSERNVYMITYGDSIYEEEKPTLETLHKFLKNKIGDTVTDVHLLPMFPYTSDDGFSVTDYREINPELGNWGHIESLSEDYRLMFDFVANHISKSSEWFQGYLNDHPKYRHYFIPKDDSFDTSQVVRPRTSPLYHEYAGKNGAKTAWTTFSEDQVDVNVRHFPVLLDLTDILLEYANKGGTSIRLDAIGFLWKRSGTTSIHLPETHAIIELWHLILDYFKEGTQIITETNVPHKENISYFGDGENEAHQVYQFSLPPLVLYTLTTHDSTKLTDWAKTIEKISDEATYFNFLASHDGIGMRPTEGILTEDEKQLLVNKVEENGGRVSYKSNPDGTQSVYELNINYSEALVNKSENETDEDAVRKMLTAHSVLTSFMGVPAIYYHSLLGSKNDYEGLESSGINRRINRQKLEYSRIADELETSEYRRAIFAGMKELVSTRQAEPAFSPYAEQTVLDLGSAVFALERHNRETGDTVFAVANVTNETATVELPASGTNLFTGEKTDREITLAPYSYAWVKK from the coding sequence GTGAATAAACAGCAGCTGCTTAAAAAAGCCCAGGAAAAACTCGAGTTCATCTACGGGGATGAGTATAAAGATTCGTATGCCAATGAGCTCGCCGCCCTCGTGGCAGCCTGGGAGAAAAAACAGTGGGAACAGCCCCGCCCCCTTTCCGAGCGTAATGTGTACATGATTACTTACGGGGACAGCATTTATGAAGAAGAAAAGCCAACCCTTGAAACCCTTCATAAATTCCTGAAAAACAAAATCGGCGATACGGTAACCGATGTACACCTGCTTCCGATGTTTCCCTACACGTCCGACGATGGCTTTTCTGTAACGGATTACCGTGAAATCAATCCGGAGCTCGGAAACTGGGGGCACATTGAATCCCTTTCAGAAGACTACCGTCTCATGTTCGACTTTGTGGCCAACCACATCTCCAAATCAAGCGAGTGGTTTCAGGGCTATCTGAATGACCACCCGAAGTACCGTCACTATTTCATCCCGAAGGACGACAGCTTTGATACGAGCCAGGTGGTCCGCCCCCGCACCTCACCCCTTTATCACGAATACGCGGGGAAAAACGGAGCGAAAACAGCCTGGACCACTTTCAGTGAAGACCAGGTGGACGTAAACGTGCGCCACTTCCCGGTCCTTCTCGACCTGACGGACATTCTCCTGGAGTACGCTAATAAGGGCGGGACCAGCATCCGTCTCGATGCGATCGGGTTTCTCTGGAAACGCTCCGGTACGACGAGCATTCACCTTCCGGAAACCCACGCCATTATTGAGCTGTGGCATCTGATTCTCGACTACTTCAAGGAAGGCACCCAGATCATTACCGAAACAAACGTGCCTCATAAGGAAAACATCAGCTACTTCGGCGACGGTGAAAACGAAGCCCATCAGGTGTACCAGTTTTCCCTGCCGCCGCTGGTGCTTTACACGCTCACTACCCATGACAGCACAAAGCTGACCGACTGGGCGAAAACGATTGAAAAAATCAGTGACGAAGCCACCTACTTCAACTTTCTTGCCAGTCACGACGGCATCGGCATGCGCCCGACTGAAGGCATTCTGACAGAGGACGAAAAGCAGCTTCTCGTAAATAAAGTTGAGGAAAACGGCGGCCGGGTGTCGTATAAGAGCAATCCTGACGGCACACAGTCTGTGTATGAACTGAACATCAACTATTCCGAAGCACTCGTGAACAAGAGCGAAAACGAAACGGATGAGGACGCAGTCCGGAAAATGCTGACGGCACACTCTGTACTCACGTCATTTATGGGCGTACCGGCCATTTACTACCACTCCCTGCTCGGGTCAAAGAATGACTATGAAGGTCTTGAATCCTCCGGGATCAACCGCCGGATTAACCGGCAGAAGCTCGAGTACAGCCGGATTGCAGACGAGCTTGAGACGAGCGAATACCGCCGTGCCATTTTTGCAGGCATGAAGGAACTCGTAAGCACCCGCCAGGCAGAGCCCGCTTTCTCACCCTATGCAGAGCAGACGGTCCTCGATCTCGGTTCCGCCGTTTTTGCCCTTGAACGCCATAACCGTGAAACGGGCGACACGGTTTTCGCCGTGGCCAACGTAACCAACGAAACCGCCACAGTCGAACTTCCTGCATCTGGCACAAATCTGTTTACCGGTGAAAAGACAGACCGCGAGATTACCCTGGCTCCCTACAGCTACGCCTGGGTGAAAAAATAA